From a region of the Streptomyces sp. B21-083 genome:
- a CDS encoding nitroreductase family deazaflavin-dependent oxidoreductase, translated as MPVKTAGVVKAVQTMSSTRAFARIAPHVVPALDRAVHRLTRGKVLLSAQLLPGVVLTVRGAKSGLPRHTPLACMPEEAGKDSNHSWLLIGSNFGRTGHPAWTANLLAHPDAEVSWKGEDVPVTARLLAGEERDAAWKALLAFWPPYATYQARVEREIRIFRIVRR; from the coding sequence ATGCCTGTGAAAACGGCGGGGGTCGTGAAGGCGGTCCAGACGATGTCCTCGACCCGGGCCTTCGCGCGGATCGCCCCGCACGTCGTCCCCGCGCTCGACCGTGCCGTCCACCGGCTGACCAGGGGCAAGGTGCTGCTCAGCGCCCAGCTGCTGCCCGGGGTGGTGCTCACCGTCCGCGGGGCGAAGAGCGGGCTGCCACGGCACACCCCGCTCGCCTGTATGCCGGAGGAGGCGGGGAAGGACTCCAACCACAGCTGGCTGCTCATCGGGTCCAACTTCGGGCGCACCGGTCACCCCGCCTGGACCGCCAACCTCCTCGCCCATCCGGACGCCGAGGTCAGCTGGAAAGGGGAGGACGTCCCGGTCACGGCCCGGCTGCTGGCCGGCGAGGAACGGGACGCGGCCTGGAAGGCGCTGCTGGCGTTCTGGCCGCCGTACGCGACCTATCAGGCGCGGGTCGAACGGGAGATACGGATCTTCCGGATCGTACGGCGCTGA